In Polynucleobacter sp. MWH-S4W17, a genomic segment contains:
- a CDS encoding YceI family protein, which produces MNFFYISALLLTLVTSSVQAAEIYITDPDHTFVSFSYKHLAYSIQTSRFDKVNGTITLNDQMDGGTIDIDIETGSISTGSDTFNKLLRSEDYFNSEKFPVAKFISDNVIFNDQVITSLSGELTIKGITKPVNVEVTNFSCSRNLITLKYMCGANASAKLSRSEFNLGKYVPFVGDEISLNIVIEASRE; this is translated from the coding sequence ATGAACTTTTTTTATATAAGCGCCTTGCTCCTGACCTTGGTGACCTCCTCGGTACAAGCGGCAGAAATTTATATTACTGACCCTGATCACACCTTTGTTAGCTTTAGCTACAAACATTTAGCTTACTCGATTCAAACTAGTCGTTTTGATAAGGTGAATGGAACTATTACACTCAATGATCAAATGGATGGCGGCACTATAGATATTGACATTGAGACTGGCTCAATTAGCACAGGCTCCGATACCTTTAATAAGTTACTTAGAAGTGAAGATTACTTTAATTCTGAAAAATTTCCCGTAGCCAAATTCATCTCCGATAACGTTATATTTAATGATCAGGTCATTACGTCACTCTCAGGCGAGCTCACCATCAAAGGCATTACTAAGCCCGTTAATGTGGAAGTGACTAACTTTTCTTGCAGTCGTAACTTGATTACTTTGAAATATATGTGTGGCGCTAACGCAAGCGCGAAGTTGAGTCGCTCAGAGTTTAATCTAGGAAAATATGTGCCATTTGTTGGCGATGAGATCAGCTTAAATATAGTGATTGAAGCGTCAAGAGAATAG